One Micromonospora sp. FIMYZ51 genomic window carries:
- a CDS encoding substrate-binding domain-containing protein, with translation MTVRTTRRVFLSTATMMAAALAATACGSPQDTASGGGDSAAPVKVGLVYSQSGALASYGKQYIEGFRAGLDFATNGTNKVGDRAIEITEVDDAGDPAKAVSAAKDLIGKGSKIIAGSTASGVALQVAPIAAQNKVLFISGPAATDAVTGANKYTFRSGRQSYQDVVTARSFIGDPTGKKVVVFAQDGAFGDANEAAVKEVIGGAGATVSAVRAPASATEFTPFASQIKAAKPDLLFVAWAGATAPAMWQTLDQQGVLTSTTVVTGLDIRASWPTFGAAGSKISFLSHYFDGASDTEAAKAAKAKVPGGTLDLFHPDGFAAAQMVVRAVQEGGDDVDKMVAALEGWSFEGVKGTMTIRAEDHALLQPMYQASLTGSGENFTAAAQKALTGEESAPPVQAMKG, from the coding sequence ATGACGGTTCGGACGACACGACGGGTGTTCCTGTCCACCGCCACGATGATGGCCGCGGCGCTCGCGGCCACGGCGTGTGGCAGTCCGCAGGACACTGCCAGCGGCGGTGGCGACAGCGCCGCGCCGGTGAAGGTTGGGCTGGTCTACTCCCAGTCGGGAGCGCTTGCCAGTTACGGAAAGCAGTACATCGAAGGGTTCCGGGCCGGCCTGGACTTCGCCACCAACGGCACCAACAAGGTGGGCGACCGGGCGATCGAGATCACCGAGGTCGACGACGCCGGTGACCCGGCGAAGGCGGTCTCCGCGGCCAAGGACCTGATCGGCAAGGGCAGCAAGATCATTGCTGGCTCGACGGCGTCCGGCGTGGCGCTCCAGGTGGCCCCGATCGCGGCCCAGAACAAGGTGCTCTTCATCTCCGGGCCGGCCGCCACCGACGCGGTGACCGGCGCGAACAAGTACACGTTCCGCTCCGGCCGGCAGTCGTACCAGGACGTGGTGACCGCCCGGTCGTTCATCGGCGACCCGACCGGCAAGAAGGTGGTGGTCTTCGCCCAGGACGGTGCCTTCGGCGACGCCAACGAGGCGGCGGTGAAGGAGGTCATCGGCGGTGCCGGGGCGACCGTCAGCGCGGTCCGGGCACCGGCCAGCGCCACCGAGTTCACCCCGTTCGCCAGCCAGATCAAGGCCGCCAAGCCGGACCTGCTCTTCGTCGCCTGGGCCGGTGCCACCGCCCCGGCGATGTGGCAGACTCTCGACCAGCAGGGGGTGCTGACCTCCACCACGGTCGTCACCGGCCTGGACATCCGCGCCTCCTGGCCCACCTTCGGCGCGGCCGGCAGCAAGATCTCCTTCCTGTCGCACTACTTCGACGGGGCCAGCGACACCGAGGCGGCCAAGGCCGCCAAGGCCAAGGTTCCCGGCGGCACCCTCGACCTGTTCCACCCGGACGGCTTCGCCGCCGCGCAGATGGTGGTCCGGGCCGTGCAGGAGGGCGGCGACGACGTCGACAAGATGGTCGCCGCGCTGGAGGGGTGGAGCTTCGAGGGCGTGAAGGGCACCATGACCATCCGCGCCGAGGACCACGCCCTGCTCCAGCCGATGTACCAGGCGAGCCTGACCGGCAGCGGGGAGAACTTCACCGCCGCCGCGCAGAAGGCGCTCACCGGCGAGGAGAGCGCGCCCCCGGTCCAGGCGATGAAGGGCTGA
- a CDS encoding branched-chain amino acid ABC transporter permease, with protein sequence MDAIILLTLTGLGLAALYFLVASGLSLVFGLADVLNFAHGLFLGVGAYATWWAAGNLPGAGADGLGFVLAVAFGVAAGTLMAVLVELVLIRPLYSRTIEQVLVTVGLSLAGVALLQATWGADARPFPRPEWTRQVTSILGAQVPNGGLLLIIAAVLVLAAILAFLQWTRYGLIIRAGVENREMVTALGIDVRKAFTLVFAIGGAAAALAGALGSVYFGTVSPQQGGSLLIFAFIVVVIGGMGSVVGSAYAAVAVGLLQQFVNYYGTSGLGDICVVALLAVVLLLRPQGIAGKAAIA encoded by the coding sequence GTGGACGCGATCATCCTGCTCACGCTGACCGGGCTCGGCCTGGCGGCACTGTACTTCCTGGTGGCCTCCGGGCTGTCGCTGGTCTTCGGCCTGGCCGACGTGCTCAACTTCGCGCACGGGCTGTTCCTCGGCGTCGGCGCGTACGCCACCTGGTGGGCGGCCGGGAACCTGCCCGGTGCCGGGGCCGACGGCCTCGGTTTCGTGCTCGCGGTCGCCTTCGGGGTGGCCGCCGGGACGTTGATGGCGGTGCTTGTCGAGCTGGTGCTGATCCGCCCGCTCTACTCCCGCACCATCGAACAGGTGCTGGTCACCGTGGGGCTCTCGCTGGCCGGGGTGGCGCTGTTGCAGGCCACCTGGGGCGCGGACGCCCGACCGTTCCCGCGCCCGGAGTGGACCCGCCAGGTGACCTCGATCCTCGGCGCGCAGGTGCCCAACGGCGGCCTGCTGCTGATCATCGCGGCGGTGCTGGTGCTCGCCGCGATCCTGGCCTTCCTCCAGTGGACCCGCTACGGCCTGATCATCCGGGCCGGGGTGGAGAACCGGGAGATGGTCACCGCGCTGGGCATCGACGTACGCAAGGCGTTCACCCTGGTCTTCGCCATCGGCGGGGCGGCTGCCGCGTTGGCCGGCGCGCTTGGCAGCGTCTACTTCGGCACCGTCTCGCCGCAGCAGGGCGGCTCGCTGCTGATCTTCGCGTTCATCGTGGTGGTCATCGGCGGCATGGGCTCGGTGGTCGGGTCGGCGTACGCGGCGGTCGCGGTCGGGCTGCTGCAACAGTTCGTGAACTACTACGGCACCTCCGGGCTGGGCGACATCTGCGTGGTCGCGCTGCTCGCCGTGGTGCTGCTGCTGCGCCCGCAGGGCATTGCCGGAAAGGCGGCTATCGCATGA
- the tcmP gene encoding three-Cys-motif partner protein TcmP, with amino-acid sequence MAANEEFFATRKAAAVLKHGILKRYPVVFASKTGQGNPVVFLDGYAGRGEYDDGKEAGSPLLLSRCADTVRDFRNVTLFFVEQNPDHFANLQQVLAAKGGTTKRILRQGDVADHLPEVLTVARGASLFAFLDPFGLALDFDLVRSKLLGRAAGRPTEVLLHLSVSAVARMGRAVQTARSRSGHLAPDHHRTASHLTRFLGGDWWQEHFATVGRENDHERATDIALRVGAEYDKRLTAGSAFKAIAMPVRPRPELAPKYVLTLFTTHSDGAWHFVNALGQAGLDLEEEHYNSRMGPDTLFGGMTPFDRERHIRATMPRISAIIEGNILRLLKEMRQVRLADHVSEVYADVLGQAWERHARHAVKSLHKRGLIDHKGIGDFWKSSICRL; translated from the coding sequence GTGGCCGCGAACGAGGAGTTCTTCGCCACTCGGAAGGCCGCCGCCGTGCTGAAACACGGCATCCTCAAGCGCTACCCGGTCGTCTTCGCCTCGAAGACCGGCCAGGGCAACCCCGTCGTCTTTCTCGACGGCTACGCCGGACGCGGCGAATACGACGACGGCAAAGAGGCGGGCTCGCCACTTCTCCTGTCTCGTTGCGCGGACACGGTGCGGGACTTCCGCAACGTGACGCTCTTCTTCGTGGAGCAGAATCCGGACCACTTCGCCAACCTGCAACAGGTGCTCGCGGCGAAGGGCGGCACGACCAAGCGCATCCTGCGACAGGGAGATGTCGCAGATCATCTGCCCGAGGTGCTGACCGTTGCCCGTGGTGCCTCCCTCTTCGCGTTCCTGGACCCGTTCGGGCTCGCCCTCGACTTCGACCTGGTGCGCTCGAAGCTGCTCGGCCGGGCAGCCGGTCGACCCACCGAAGTGCTCCTGCACCTCAGCGTGTCAGCGGTGGCTCGGATGGGTCGGGCGGTCCAGACCGCCCGTAGCCGCAGCGGCCATCTCGCGCCGGATCATCACAGGACGGCCAGTCACCTGACCAGGTTTCTCGGTGGCGACTGGTGGCAGGAGCACTTCGCCACCGTGGGCCGGGAGAACGATCACGAACGCGCGACCGATATCGCGCTGCGGGTCGGCGCTGAGTACGACAAGCGGCTCACCGCAGGCAGCGCGTTCAAGGCGATCGCCATGCCCGTCCGCCCCCGCCCCGAACTGGCTCCAAAATATGTCCTGACCCTTTTCACCACGCATTCCGACGGTGCCTGGCACTTCGTCAACGCGCTCGGGCAGGCCGGGCTCGATCTGGAGGAGGAGCACTACAACAGCCGGATGGGCCCGGACACGCTCTTCGGGGGGATGACGCCCTTCGACCGGGAACGCCACATCAGAGCGACCATGCCCCGCATCTCCGCGATCATCGAAGGCAACATCCTCCGCCTCCTGAAAGAGATGCGGCAGGTACGGCTCGCCGATCACGTGTCCGAGGTGTACGCGGACGTCCTGGGACAGGCGTGGGAGAGGCATGCTCGGCACGCCGTCAAGTCGTTGCACAAGCGCGGCCTGATCGACCACAAGGGCATCGGCGACTTCTGGAAATCGTCGATCTGCCGACTCTGA
- a CDS encoding glycerophosphodiester phosphodiesterase: MRRRILSALGASVALLAAGLVTPGVVASAKPTGGADPVRAGDQPVVIGHRGASGYRPEHTIEAYQLAIRMGADYIEPDLVATADGVLVARHENEISGTTDVATRPEFADRRTTKSIDGTSVTGWFTEDFTLAELRTLRAVERLPQVRVTNTAYDGRYQVPTFQEVIDLARTEGKARGRVIGVYPETKHPSYFASIGLPLEEPLVEVLRRNGWTKRSAPVIVQSFETANLRRLDRMTDVRLAQLLDAAGRPYDFTVSGDARTYRDLATPAGLKWIARYADGIGAHKNLIVPRDSAGRLLAPTTLIRDAHREKLIVHAWTFRAENQFLPVDFRLGTDPNARGDIQAEYELFYSLGLDGVFTDHPDTAVAARAGLSRR; the protein is encoded by the coding sequence CGGCGTGGTCGCCTCGGCGAAGCCGACAGGTGGCGCGGATCCGGTCCGGGCCGGCGACCAGCCCGTCGTGATCGGCCACCGGGGCGCGAGTGGCTACCGGCCGGAGCACACGATCGAGGCGTACCAGCTGGCGATCCGGATGGGCGCCGACTACATCGAACCGGACCTGGTCGCGACCGCCGACGGCGTGCTTGTCGCCCGGCACGAGAACGAGATCAGCGGTACGACGGACGTGGCGACCCGGCCCGAGTTCGCCGACCGCCGGACGACGAAGAGCATCGACGGTACCTCGGTGACCGGCTGGTTCACCGAGGACTTCACCCTGGCCGAACTGCGCACGCTGCGGGCCGTCGAGCGGCTGCCGCAGGTACGGGTGACCAACACCGCCTACGATGGGCGGTACCAGGTGCCTACCTTCCAGGAGGTGATCGACCTGGCCCGGACCGAGGGGAAGGCGCGGGGGCGGGTGATCGGGGTGTACCCGGAGACCAAGCACCCCAGCTACTTCGCCTCGATCGGGCTGCCGCTGGAGGAGCCGCTGGTCGAGGTGCTGCGGCGCAACGGTTGGACGAAGCGGTCCGCCCCGGTGATCGTCCAGTCCTTCGAGACGGCGAACCTGCGGCGGCTGGACCGGATGACCGACGTACGGTTGGCCCAGCTGCTGGACGCCGCCGGCCGCCCGTACGACTTCACCGTCTCCGGCGACGCCCGCACCTACCGCGACCTGGCCACGCCGGCCGGTCTGAAGTGGATCGCCAGGTACGCCGACGGAATCGGCGCGCACAAGAACCTGATCGTGCCGCGCGACTCCGCCGGTAGGCTGCTCGCACCGACCACGCTGATCCGCGACGCGCACCGGGAAAAGCTGATCGTGCACGCCTGGACCTTCCGGGCCGAGAACCAGTTCCTGCCGGTCGACTTTCGGCTCGGCACCGACCCGAACGCCCGTGGCGACATCCAGGCCGAGTACGAGCTGTTCTACTCCCTCGGCCTCGACGGCGTCTTCACCGACCACCCGGACACCGCCGTGGCCGCCCGCGCCGGCCTTTCCCGCCGCTGA
- a CDS encoding tetratricopeptide repeat protein: MTPDATMTRINQGVQLHHHQGQRDAARDLFAQIWAEIGGERGDPLHVCVLAHSMADVQDDVRQELLWDQRALAAADLLTEARVAEAGVALPLAGLYPSLHLNLGECYRKLGDLDRAREHLRRAEAGIGALGDDEYGRLIKGGLDRLTRQLAPE, from the coding sequence ATGACCCCCGATGCAACGATGACCCGCATCAATCAAGGAGTGCAGTTGCATCACCACCAAGGCCAGCGGGACGCTGCTCGCGACCTGTTCGCGCAGATCTGGGCTGAGATCGGCGGGGAGCGGGGCGATCCGCTGCACGTTTGCGTTCTCGCCCACTCGATGGCGGATGTGCAGGACGACGTACGCCAGGAGTTGCTCTGGGACCAGCGGGCGCTGGCGGCGGCCGACCTGCTCACCGAAGCCCGGGTAGCCGAGGCCGGCGTGGCGTTGCCGCTGGCTGGCCTGTATCCGTCGCTGCACCTAAACCTGGGCGAGTGCTACCGCAAGCTCGGCGACCTCGACCGGGCGCGCGAGCACCTCCGGCGCGCGGAGGCGGGCATCGGCGCGCTCGGCGACGACGAGTACGGGCGGCTGATCAAGGGCGGCCTCGACCGGCTGACCCGGCAACTGGCTCCCGAGTAG
- a CDS encoding branched-chain amino acid ABC transporter permease, which translates to MTEVSSPEVPAPPAAVPAELTPGRASRLRPFLPLVVLAVALILPYSTLHLPGIFEGALNSPGTLQLLAVCLVFGGLAAGYDLLFGRTGMLSFGHALYFAAGVYGTDILITRAGLPLWQAAPLAIVGGTILAGLIGAVALRTVGIAFAMVTLAFAQVGAILVARDFGGLTGGEEGLPLDVSGLPAGLVGVTNTVNLYWLALAYLVVVVLVVHRVSGSPTGRVLAGLRDDERRIGVLGLDPYRFKLIAFTLAGGLAAAGGVVYCLIVGGASPHITSSELTLSLLVMVVLGGPGTRWGPVLGGILYMYLDHRLVSFGSSGAVDALPAFLSRPLSEPLFVLGTVFILAVYFFPGGLASLAPRLALLRNSLRLGPRREG; encoded by the coding sequence ATGACCGAGGTCTCCAGCCCCGAGGTTCCCGCGCCCCCGGCGGCGGTGCCGGCCGAGCTGACCCCGGGTCGCGCCTCCCGGCTGCGTCCCTTCCTGCCGCTTGTCGTGCTGGCCGTGGCGCTGATCCTGCCGTACTCGACGCTGCACCTGCCGGGCATCTTCGAGGGCGCGCTGAACTCGCCCGGCACCCTGCAACTGCTCGCCGTCTGCCTGGTCTTCGGCGGTCTGGCGGCCGGCTACGACCTGCTGTTCGGGCGGACCGGGATGCTCTCCTTCGGGCACGCCCTCTACTTCGCCGCCGGGGTGTACGGCACCGACATCCTGATCACCCGGGCCGGGCTGCCGCTCTGGCAGGCCGCGCCGCTGGCGATCGTCGGCGGGACGATCCTCGCCGGCCTGATCGGTGCGGTGGCGTTGCGTACCGTCGGGATCGCCTTCGCCATGGTGACGCTCGCCTTCGCCCAGGTCGGGGCGATCCTGGTGGCCCGCGACTTCGGCGGGCTGACCGGCGGCGAGGAAGGGTTGCCGCTGGACGTCTCCGGACTGCCCGCCGGGCTGGTCGGGGTCACCAACACGGTGAACCTGTACTGGCTGGCCCTGGCCTACCTGGTCGTGGTGGTGCTTGTGGTGCACCGGGTCAGCGGCTCGCCGACCGGGCGGGTGCTGGCCGGGCTGCGCGACGACGAGCGCCGCATCGGGGTGCTCGGGCTGGACCCGTACCGCTTCAAGTTGATCGCCTTCACCCTGGCCGGCGGCCTGGCGGCGGCCGGCGGGGTGGTCTACTGCCTGATCGTCGGCGGCGCCTCGCCGCACATCACAAGCAGTGAGCTGACCCTGTCGCTGCTGGTGATGGTGGTGCTCGGCGGGCCCGGCACCCGCTGGGGGCCGGTGCTTGGCGGCATCCTCTACATGTACCTGGACCACCGGCTGGTGTCGTTCGGCAGCTCCGGCGCGGTGGACGCGCTGCCGGCCTTCCTCAGCCGGCCGCTCTCCGAGCCGCTCTTCGTGCTGGGCACCGTCTTCATCCTGGCGGTCTACTTCTTCCCCGGCGGCCTGGCCAGCCTGGCGCCCCGGCTGGCTCTGCTCCGCAACTCCCTGCGGCTGGGCCCGCGCCGGGAGGGCTGA
- a CDS encoding phage Gp37/Gp68 family protein, which translates to MADKSAIEWTEATWNPTTGCDRISTGCDNCYAMTLAKRLKAMGSTKYQTDGDPRTSGPGFGVALHPEALDVPRRWRESRTIFVNSMSDLFHARVPLSHVQRVFEVMRETPWHTYQVLTKRAARLAKLAPHIDWPPNVWMGVSVEDDSQRARVDHLRAVPAVVRFISAEPLLGPLPSLDLDGIDWLIAGGESGSGCRPMEPAWVADLRDQCSGSGTAFFFKQWGGRTPKAGGRILDGRTWDELPEPRLPVLA; encoded by the coding sequence GTGGCGGACAAGAGCGCCATCGAGTGGACCGAGGCGACCTGGAATCCCACCACAGGTTGCGATCGCATCTCGACCGGCTGCGACAACTGCTACGCGATGACGCTCGCGAAGCGCTTGAAGGCCATGGGCTCGACGAAGTACCAGACCGACGGCGATCCGCGTACGTCTGGGCCGGGATTCGGTGTGGCCCTGCACCCGGAGGCGCTCGACGTGCCCCGTCGCTGGCGCGAGTCTCGCACGATCTTCGTCAACTCGATGTCCGACCTGTTCCACGCCCGGGTGCCGCTCAGTCACGTGCAGCGGGTGTTCGAAGTCATGCGTGAAACGCCCTGGCATACCTACCAGGTCCTCACCAAACGCGCCGCTCGGCTGGCGAAGCTGGCGCCGCACATCGACTGGCCGCCGAACGTCTGGATGGGCGTGAGCGTCGAAGACGACAGCCAACGGGCTCGCGTCGACCATTTGCGTGCGGTGCCGGCGGTGGTGCGCTTCATCTCGGCCGAGCCGCTGCTGGGCCCGCTGCCGAGCCTCGATCTCGACGGGATCGACTGGTTGATCGCGGGCGGCGAGTCGGGGTCGGGCTGCCGGCCGATGGAACCGGCCTGGGTGGCGGACCTGCGCGACCAGTGCAGCGGCTCCGGTACGGCGTTCTTCTTCAAGCAGTGGGGTGGGCGGACACCGAAGGCAGGTGGCCGAATCCTCGACGGCCGTACCTGGGACGAACTGCCCGAGCCACGCCTACCGGTGCTCGCATAA
- a CDS encoding ABC transporter ATP-binding protein has translation MLATRGLTWRIGEVAIVDSVHLDLAPGEFLGVIGPNGAGKTSLFNLITGLRRATEGKVTLDGRDISALPPYRRARLGLGRTFQASSVFGSLSVRENVRLAVQAHRGGSMKLWRRAAADREVAAAADAALDQVGLAHRGTALAGTLAHGEKRKLEIALLLAGEPRVMLLDEPMAGVSAEDVPELIRVIRSLTGDSGRSVLMVEHHMDVILELADRIAVMHHGALLACDTPETVMANPTVQEAYLGEEL, from the coding sequence ATGCTCGCCACCCGCGGTCTGACCTGGCGGATCGGTGAGGTCGCCATCGTCGACTCCGTCCACCTCGACCTGGCGCCCGGGGAGTTCCTCGGCGTGATCGGGCCCAACGGCGCCGGCAAGACCTCACTGTTCAACCTGATCACCGGCCTGCGCCGGGCCACCGAGGGGAAGGTCACCCTGGACGGGCGGGACATCTCCGCCCTGCCGCCGTACCGGCGGGCCCGGCTCGGGTTGGGGCGTACCTTCCAGGCGTCCTCGGTCTTCGGCTCGCTGAGCGTGCGGGAGAACGTCCGGCTCGCCGTGCAGGCGCACCGCGGGGGATCGATGAAGCTGTGGCGGCGGGCGGCGGCCGACCGGGAGGTGGCCGCCGCCGCCGACGCGGCGCTCGACCAGGTCGGCCTGGCCCACCGGGGTACGGCGTTGGCCGGCACCCTCGCCCACGGCGAGAAACGCAAGCTGGAGATCGCGCTGCTGCTGGCCGGCGAACCGAGGGTGATGCTGCTGGACGAGCCGATGGCCGGGGTCAGCGCCGAGGACGTGCCGGAACTGATCCGGGTGATCCGGTCGCTGACCGGCGACAGCGGCCGGTCGGTGCTGATGGTCGAGCACCACATGGACGTGATCCTGGAACTGGCCGACCGGATCGCCGTGATGCACCACGGCGCCCTGCTGGCCTGCGACACCCCGGAGACGGTGATGGCCAACCCGACCGTGCAAGAGGCGTACCTGGGGGAGGAGCTGTGA
- a CDS encoding ABC transporter ATP-binding protein, which translates to MRAAQPRPDGGSGTEPVLAVDDLSVRIAGLHILQGVSFTVAPTGVTVLLGRNGVGKTTTLRAVVGLTPRNGEVGGTVRMGDQSLLDRPTHRLVRGGLGYVPEDRCVFAGLTVAENLRLAERRGSTPAYDRVFALFPELDRRSRQRAGSLSGGQQQMLAIGRVLLNDNRLLLVDEPTKGLAPKVVTEVAEVLERVAESVPVLLVEQNLAVVRRLARDAVVLAAGKVAWTGDAQELLSATGLTKSLLGVGSAEVQH; encoded by the coding sequence CTGCGCGCCGCGCAGCCGCGACCGGACGGCGGCTCCGGAACCGAGCCGGTACTCGCCGTGGACGACCTGTCGGTGCGGATCGCCGGGCTGCACATCCTCCAGGGGGTGTCCTTCACGGTGGCGCCGACCGGGGTGACCGTGCTGCTCGGCCGCAACGGCGTCGGCAAGACCACCACCCTGCGCGCGGTGGTCGGCCTGACACCCCGCAACGGCGAGGTCGGCGGCACGGTCCGGATGGGCGACCAGTCGCTGTTGGACCGGCCGACCCACCGCCTGGTCCGCGGCGGGCTCGGCTACGTGCCGGAGGACCGGTGCGTCTTCGCCGGCCTCACCGTCGCGGAGAACCTGCGGCTCGCCGAGCGGCGCGGCAGCACTCCGGCGTACGACCGGGTGTTCGCGCTCTTTCCCGAACTGGACCGACGCTCCCGGCAGCGGGCCGGCTCACTCTCCGGCGGGCAGCAGCAGATGCTCGCCATCGGCCGGGTGCTGCTCAACGACAACCGGCTGTTGCTTGTCGACGAGCCGACCAAGGGGTTGGCGCCGAAGGTGGTGACCGAGGTGGCCGAGGTGCTGGAACGGGTCGCCGAATCCGTGCCGGTGCTGCTGGTCGAGCAGAACCTGGCCGTGGTCCGGCGGCTGGCCCGGGACGCGGTGGTGCTCGCCGCCGGCAAGGTGGCCTGGACCGGCGACGCCCAGGAACTGCTCTCGGCGACCGGGCTGACGAAGTCGCTGCTCGGGGTCGGCTCGGCGGAGGTGCAGCACTAG